In Streptomyces sp. P3, one DNA window encodes the following:
- a CDS encoding GntR family transcriptional regulator — protein MQSTAPPASLFAPSNAPAPAPVKQPPAADRVYAHVKQGVLNRRYQGGALLTEGELAEAVGVSRTPVREALLRLEVEGLIKLYPKKGALVLPVSAQEIADVVETRLLVEEHAARKAVPAPAGLIERLEELLERQREQTATGDLAAAATTDRCFHAEIVRSGGNEILSRLYDQLRDRQLRMGVAVLHSHPDRIAKSLAEHEELLRALRSGDADAAVRIVRRHIGWFSHLARGEVR, from the coding sequence ATGCAGTCCACCGCTCCGCCCGCCTCCCTCTTCGCTCCCTCCAACGCTCCCGCTCCCGCCCCCGTCAAGCAGCCGCCCGCCGCCGACCGCGTGTACGCGCACGTCAAACAGGGTGTCCTGAACCGCCGTTACCAGGGCGGCGCCCTTCTCACCGAGGGGGAACTGGCCGAGGCCGTGGGCGTCTCGCGCACTCCGGTGCGGGAGGCGCTGCTGCGTCTGGAGGTGGAGGGGCTGATCAAGCTCTACCCAAAGAAGGGGGCCCTGGTGCTGCCGGTCTCCGCGCAGGAGATCGCGGACGTGGTGGAGACCCGGCTGCTGGTGGAGGAGCACGCGGCGCGCAAGGCGGTGCCCGCGCCGGCCGGGCTGATCGAGCGCCTGGAGGAACTGCTCGAGAGACAGAGGGAGCAGACGGCGACGGGCGACCTTGCCGCGGCCGCCACGACGGACCGTTGTTTCCACGCCGAGATCGTCCGCAGCGGCGGCAACGAGATCCTGTCGCGGCTCTACGACCAGCTCCGCGACCGCCAGTTGCGCATGGGCGTCGCCGTGCTGCACTCGCACCCGGACCGGATCGCCAAGTCCCTCGCCGAACACGAGGAACTGCTCCGGGCGCTGCGCTCCGGCGACGCCGACGCGGCCGTGCGGATCGTGCGCCGGCACATCGGCTGGTTCTCCCACCTGGCCCGCGGGGAGGTCCGATGA
- a CDS encoding D-alanyl-D-alanine carboxypeptidase family protein, which translates to MITAIKGIRVRRAAAVAVTAGAVLATGALTAAPAQAVATPTIAAKTGFVMNNANGAALYGKGMDTKMSTGSTTKIMTANVVLSQANLNLDTKVVIQKAYSDYIVANTASSARLIVGDKVTVRQLLYGLMLPSGCDAAYALADKFGTGTTRAARVKSFIAKMNAKAKTLGMTKTHFDSFDGIGSGANYSTAKDLTKLASNSLRNGNFRAIVKTKSYTAKTITKTGSVRTMGAWTNTNTLLSSYSGAIGVKTGSGPEAKYCLVFAATRNGKTVVGTVLASTSVTVRATDATKLLNYGFARLG; encoded by the coding sequence TTGATAACCGCCATCAAGGGCATTCGAGTCCGCAGGGCCGCCGCCGTTGCCGTCACCGCCGGCGCAGTGCTCGCGACCGGAGCCCTCACCGCGGCGCCCGCGCAGGCTGTCGCGACGCCCACGATCGCCGCCAAGACCGGCTTCGTGATGAACAACGCGAACGGTGCGGCGCTTTACGGCAAGGGCATGGACACCAAGATGTCCACCGGCTCCACCACCAAGATCATGACGGCGAACGTCGTGCTGTCGCAGGCGAACCTGAACCTGGACACCAAGGTCGTCATCCAGAAGGCATACAGCGACTACATCGTCGCGAACACCGCGTCGTCCGCGCGGCTGATCGTCGGCGACAAGGTCACGGTCCGGCAGCTGCTCTACGGGCTGATGCTGCCGTCCGGTTGCGACGCCGCGTACGCCCTGGCCGACAAGTTCGGCACGGGCACGACGCGGGCCGCGCGCGTGAAGAGCTTCATCGCCAAGATGAACGCCAAGGCCAAGACGCTCGGCATGACGAAGACGCACTTCGACTCGTTCGACGGCATCGGCAGCGGGGCGAACTACTCGACCGCCAAGGACCTGACGAAGCTCGCCAGCAACTCGCTGCGGAACGGCAACTTCCGCGCGATCGTCAAGACCAAGTCGTACACCGCCAAGACGATCACCAAGACCGGCTCCGTCCGCACCATGGGGGCCTGGACCAACACCAACACGCTGCTGAGCAGCTACAGCGGCGCCATCGGCGTGAAGACGGGCTCCGGCCCGGAGGCGAAGTACTGCCTCGTCTTCGCCGCCACCCGTAACGGCAAGACCGTCGTGGGCACGGTGCTGGCGTCCACCAGCGTGACGGTGCGCGCCACCGACGCGACCAAGCTGCTGAACTACGGCTTCGCCAGGCTGGGCTGA
- a CDS encoding maleylpyruvate isomerase family mycothiol-dependent enzyme, translating to MSLHPTLQPYADAWTHSIEAISELVQPLVEADWNRRTPCPGWSVRDIVSHVIGLDCEMYGDPRPIHTLPRDLFHVTNDFQRYMEMQVDVRRHHTAPEMTSELEYTVIRRNRQLRNETRQPHTTVRGPLGTELTLEESMRLHAFNVWVHEQDLRTALGRPGNLDSPGAHIARDALLAELPAVVAEKADAPRSSAVVFDVHGPIEFLRTIRVDIQGRGTLETAPALGPAAAFTLDWETFVRLACGRVTAEAVADRVKAEGEPELTAAVLRNFAVTR from the coding sequence GTGAGTCTGCATCCCACCCTCCAGCCCTACGCCGACGCCTGGACCCACTCCATCGAAGCGATATCCGAGCTGGTGCAGCCTCTGGTGGAGGCGGACTGGAACCGCCGGACGCCGTGCCCGGGCTGGTCGGTCCGCGACATCGTGTCGCACGTCATCGGGCTGGACTGCGAGATGTACGGCGACCCGCGCCCCATCCACACGCTCCCGCGCGACCTGTTCCACGTCACCAACGACTTCCAGCGCTACATGGAGATGCAGGTCGACGTCCGCCGTCATCACACGGCGCCGGAGATGACGTCCGAGCTGGAGTACACGGTCATCCGCCGCAACCGGCAGCTGCGCAACGAGACGCGCCAGCCCCACACGACGGTGCGCGGTCCGCTCGGCACCGAGCTCACGCTCGAGGAGTCGATGCGGCTGCACGCGTTCAACGTCTGGGTGCACGAGCAGGACCTGCGCACCGCCCTCGGCCGGCCGGGCAACCTCGACTCCCCCGGCGCGCACATCGCCCGTGACGCGCTGCTGGCCGAACTCCCGGCGGTCGTCGCCGAGAAGGCCGACGCCCCGCGCAGTTCCGCGGTCGTCTTCGACGTGCACGGCCCGATCGAGTTCCTGCGCACGATCCGCGTCGACATCCAGGGCCGTGGCACCCTGGAGACGGCGCCCGCGCTCGGCCCCGCCGCCGCGTTCACCCTCGACTGGGAGACGTTCGTCCGTCTGGCCTGCGGCCGGGTCACGGCGGAGGCGGTCGCCGACCGGGTGAAGGCGGAGGGCGAGCCGGAGCTCACGGCGGCCGTCCTGCGGAACTTCGCGGTCACCAGGTAG
- a CDS encoding carbon-nitrogen family hydrolase, with product MRASLLQIAADEDESVEARRLRAAALVREQAGADLVVLPELWTTGAFAYERFADEAEPLKGPTYEAMAKAASDAGVWLHAGSIPERAPAGSGSGGDEGPLYNTSLVFSPSGELAAAYRKIHRFGFDKGEAVLMSAGGDPVTVRLPGTTLGVATCYDLRFPELFRTLVDAGAETFVLSAGWPERRRAHWTLLARARAVENQAFVLACGTAGTHAGVPQAGHSIVVDPWGEVLAEAGPGEETLTVDFDPGAVATTRELFPALKDRVLGLRTPTP from the coding sequence GTGCGCGCCTCTCTCCTCCAGATCGCTGCAGATGAGGACGAATCGGTCGAAGCGCGACGGTTGCGGGCCGCCGCGCTGGTAAGAGAACAGGCCGGCGCCGACCTCGTGGTGCTGCCGGAGCTGTGGACGACCGGGGCGTTCGCCTACGAGCGGTTCGCCGACGAGGCCGAGCCGTTGAAGGGTCCGACGTACGAGGCGATGGCGAAGGCGGCGAGCGACGCGGGCGTATGGCTGCACGCGGGCTCGATCCCGGAACGGGCGCCGGCCGGGAGCGGCTCCGGCGGGGACGAGGGGCCCCTCTACAACACGTCGCTCGTCTTCTCCCCCTCAGGTGAGCTCGCGGCCGCCTACCGCAAGATCCACCGCTTCGGCTTCGACAAGGGCGAGGCCGTGCTGATGAGCGCGGGCGGGGACCCGGTGACGGTACGCCTCCCCGGGACGACCCTCGGCGTCGCCACCTGTTACGACCTCCGTTTCCCCGAACTCTTCCGCACCCTCGTGGACGCCGGCGCCGAGACCTTCGTGCTCTCCGCGGGCTGGCCGGAGCGCCGCCGGGCGCACTGGACGCTGCTGGCCCGGGCGCGGGCGGTCGAGAACCAGGCGTTCGTGCTCGCGTGTGGAACGGCCGGGACGCACGCCGGAGTTCCGCAGGCGGGTCACTCGATCGTGGTCGATCCGTGGGGCGAGGTGCTGGCCGAGGCGGGCCCCGGCGAGGAGACCCTGACCGTCGACTTCGACCCGGGCGCGGTCGCCACGACCCGTGAACTGTTCCCCGCCCTCAAGGACCGCGTCCTCGGCCTGCGCACCCCGACCCCCTGA
- a CDS encoding LURP-one-related/scramblase family protein produces the protein MRFLVRDRLLGLGDDYWIEDDRGEKVYLVDGKAMRLRDTFELKDTRGRILIDIHRKMFALRDTMVIERDGEPLATIRRKRLSLLRNHYRVALADGRTELDVSGKILDREFAVEYDGELLAVVSRRWLHVRETYGVDVVREDADPALLIAVAVCVIHLADKERHDD, from the coding sequence ATGAGATTTCTCGTGCGTGACCGGCTGCTCGGGCTCGGAGACGACTACTGGATCGAGGACGACCGCGGCGAAAAGGTCTACCTCGTCGACGGCAAGGCGATGCGGCTGCGGGACACCTTCGAGCTGAAGGACACCCGCGGACGGATCCTGATCGACATCCACCGGAAGATGTTCGCCCTGCGGGACACCATGGTGATCGAGCGGGACGGCGAACCGCTGGCCACGATCCGGCGCAAGCGGCTTTCGCTGCTGCGCAACCACTACCGGGTGGCTCTGGCGGACGGCCGCACCGAGCTCGACGTCAGCGGCAAGATCCTCGACCGGGAGTTCGCGGTCGAGTACGACGGCGAACTCCTGGCCGTCGTGTCACGGCGGTGGCTGCACGTGCGGGAGACGTACGGCGTCGACGTCGTGCGCGAGGACGCGGATCCGGCGCTGCTGATCGCGGTGGCGGTGTGCGTGATCCACCTCGCGGACAAGGAGCGGCACGACGACTGA
- a CDS encoding NHL domain-containing thioredoxin family protein, with amino-acid sequence MTDSSPAPAPRRVRVRAPELIGKGGWLNTGGKELTLADLRGKCVVVDFWTFCCVNCLHVLDELRELEEKHRDTVVVVGVHSPKFVHEAEHQAVVDAVERYGVEHPVLDDPELTTWKQYAVRAWPTLVVIDPEGYVVAQHAGEGHAHAIERLVAGLEAEHAAKGTLRRGDGPYVAPEPEPTALRFPGKVLVLPGGNLLVSDTTRHQLVELAEDGETVVRRIGSGVRGLVDGTAQTAAFNEPQGLALLDDGAVVVADTVNHALRRLDLDSGAVTTLAGTGRQWWQGTPTSGPAREVDLSSPWDVALFGGRVWIAMAGVHQLWAYDPADGTVGVVAGTTNEGLVDGPGAQAWFAQPSGLAAAPDGERLWLADSESSALRWVDRAGAVHTAVGTGLFDFGHRDGPAGQALLQHPLGVTVLPDGSVAVSDTYNHALRRYDPATGEVSTLATDLREPSDAVLVGEDIVVVESARHRLTRVRLPEDAVTVDAVAHRTRRAATDVAPGSLRLDVIFQAPAGQKLDTRYGPSTRLLVSATPPELLLKGGGAGTDLTRALELDPAVPEGVLHVSAMAASCDDDPANEYPACHVHQQDWGVPVRLTEGAADRLPLVLAGLDPQA; translated from the coding sequence ATGACCGACTCCTCACCCGCCCCGGCCCCCCGCCGCGTCCGTGTCCGTGCCCCCGAGCTGATCGGCAAGGGTGGATGGCTGAACACCGGTGGGAAGGAACTCACCCTCGCGGACCTGCGAGGTAAGTGCGTTGTTGTTGATTTCTGGACGTTCTGCTGTGTGAACTGTCTGCATGTTCTGGACGAGTTGCGGGAGTTGGAGGAGAAGCACCGGGACACGGTGGTCGTGGTCGGCGTGCACTCGCCGAAGTTCGTCCACGAGGCAGAACACCAGGCGGTCGTCGACGCCGTCGAGCGGTACGGAGTGGAGCATCCGGTGCTCGACGACCCCGAGTTGACGACGTGGAAGCAGTACGCGGTCCGCGCGTGGCCGACGCTCGTCGTCATCGACCCCGAGGGGTACGTCGTCGCGCAGCACGCCGGTGAGGGGCATGCGCACGCCATCGAGCGGCTGGTGGCGGGGCTGGAGGCCGAGCACGCGGCGAAGGGCACGCTGCGGCGCGGGGACGGGCCGTACGTGGCGCCGGAGCCCGAGCCGACCGCCCTGCGTTTCCCGGGCAAGGTCCTTGTGCTGCCCGGCGGGAACCTCCTGGTCAGCGACACCACACGGCACCAGCTCGTGGAACTCGCGGAGGACGGGGAGACGGTGGTGCGCCGGATCGGGTCCGGCGTCCGCGGCCTCGTCGACGGCACGGCGCAGACCGCCGCCTTCAACGAACCGCAGGGCCTCGCCCTGCTCGACGACGGGGCCGTGGTCGTCGCCGACACCGTCAACCACGCCCTGCGCCGGCTCGACCTGGACTCGGGTGCCGTGACGACCCTGGCCGGGACCGGCAGGCAGTGGTGGCAGGGAACGCCGACGTCCGGTCCCGCGCGCGAGGTCGACCTCTCCTCGCCGTGGGACGTGGCGCTCTTCGGCGGCCGGGTGTGGATCGCCATGGCCGGCGTGCACCAGCTGTGGGCGTACGACCCGGCCGACGGCACGGTGGGCGTCGTGGCGGGCACGACCAACGAGGGGCTCGTCGACGGACCGGGCGCCCAGGCATGGTTCGCCCAGCCGTCGGGTCTGGCCGCCGCGCCGGACGGGGAGCGACTGTGGCTCGCCGACTCCGAGTCGTCGGCGCTGCGCTGGGTCGACCGGGCGGGCGCCGTGCACACGGCCGTCGGCACCGGGCTGTTCGACTTCGGGCACCGCGACGGCCCGGCCGGCCAGGCCCTGCTCCAGCACCCGCTGGGCGTCACCGTGCTGCCCGACGGCTCGGTCGCCGTCAGCGACACCTACAACCACGCGCTGCGCCGCTACGACCCGGCGACGGGCGAGGTCAGCACGCTGGCGACGGACCTGAGGGAGCCCAGCGACGCCGTCCTGGTCGGCGAGGACATCGTGGTCGTCGAGTCGGCCCGGCACCGGCTGACCCGGGTGCGGCTGCCGGAGGACGCCGTCACGGTGGACGCGGTGGCCCACCGCACCCGGCGCGCGGCGACCGACGTCGCGCCGGGATCGCTGCGGCTCGACGTGATCTTCCAGGCGCCGGCCGGCCAGAAGCTGGACACGCGGTACGGTCCGTCGACGCGGCTGCTGGTCTCCGCGACCCCGCCCGAACTGCTGCTGAAGGGTGGGGGCGCGGGCACGGACCTGACCCGCGCGCTGGAGCTCGATCCGGCCGTGCCGGAGGGGGTCCTGCACGTCTCCGCGATGGCGGCCTCGTGCGACGACGACCCGGCCAACGAGTACCCGGCCTGCCATGTCCACCAGCAGGACTGGGGTGTCCCGGTCCGCCTCACCGAGGGCGCGGCGGACCGGCTGCCGCTGGTTCTCGCCGGGCTGGACCCACAGGCCTGA
- a CDS encoding DUF6458 family protein, whose amino-acid sequence MGLGGCIILIAVGAILTFATDWDMQGVNLDLVGVILMIVGLIGVTTFSSIARRRRVMVPPASTTVVETERHHHRDGYSDGYGA is encoded by the coding sequence ATGGGCCTCGGCGGATGCATCATCCTCATCGCCGTGGGAGCCATCCTCACGTTCGCGACGGACTGGGACATGCAGGGCGTCAACCTCGACCTGGTCGGCGTCATCCTGATGATCGTCGGCCTGATCGGCGTGACGACCTTCAGCAGCATCGCCCGGCGCCGCCGCGTGATGGTGCCTCCCGCCTCGACCACGGTGGTCGAGACCGAGCGGCACCACCACCGCGACGGCTACAGCGACGGCTACGGCGCCTGA
- a CDS encoding M18 family aminopeptidase translates to MSEPSRFDRGHTDDLMTYLTASPSPYHAVANAAERLEKAGFRQVSETDAWDAETHGVSASGSGGRYVLRGGAIVAWYVPEGAAPHTPFRIIGAHTDSPNLRVKPLPDTGTQGWRQVAVEIYGGPLLNSWLDRDLGLAGRLTLRDGTTRLVDVGRPLLRVPQLAIHLDRAVNADGLKLDKQRHLQPVWGLGGDVRDGDLIAFLEDEAGLAPGQVTGWDLMVHSVEPPAYLGRDQELVAGPRMDNLLSVHAGTAALAAVATGDAEPPYIPVLAAFDHEENGSQSDTGADGPLLGSVLERSVFARGGSYEDRARAFAGTVCLSSDTGHAVHPNYAERHDPTHHPRVNGGPILKVNVNNRYATDGTGRAVFAAACETAGVPFQNFVSNNSMPCGTTIGPITAARHGIRTVDIGVAILSMHSARELCGDADPYLLANALTAFLRG, encoded by the coding sequence ATGAGCGAACCCTCCCGCTTCGACCGCGGCCACACCGACGACCTCATGACGTATCTGACGGCGAGCCCGTCGCCGTATCACGCCGTGGCGAACGCGGCCGAGCGGCTCGAGAAGGCCGGATTCCGCCAGGTCTCGGAGACGGACGCCTGGGACGCCGAGACGCACGGCGTCTCCGCCTCCGGCAGCGGCGGCCGGTACGTGCTGCGCGGGGGCGCGATCGTGGCCTGGTACGTGCCCGAGGGCGCGGCGCCGCACACGCCGTTCCGGATCATCGGCGCGCACACCGACTCCCCGAACCTGCGCGTCAAACCGCTGCCCGACACCGGCACACAGGGCTGGCGGCAGGTGGCCGTGGAGATCTACGGCGGCCCACTGCTCAACTCCTGGCTCGACCGCGACCTCGGCCTGGCGGGCCGGCTGACCCTGCGCGACGGCACGACGCGCCTCGTCGACGTCGGCCGCCCGCTGCTGCGCGTCCCCCAACTCGCCATCCACCTCGACCGGGCGGTCAACGCCGACGGCCTCAAGCTCGACAAGCAGCGTCACCTCCAGCCCGTCTGGGGCCTCGGCGGCGACGTGCGCGACGGCGACCTGATCGCCTTCCTGGAGGACGAGGCCGGGCTGGCCCCGGGCCAGGTCACCGGCTGGGACCTGATGGTGCACTCCGTGGAACCGCCCGCCTACCTGGGCCGCGACCAGGAGTTGGTGGCCGGCCCGCGCATGGACAACCTGCTGTCCGTGCACGCCGGCACCGCGGCGCTGGCGGCCGTGGCGACGGGCGACGCGGAACCTCCGTACATCCCGGTGCTGGCCGCCTTCGACCACGAGGAGAACGGCTCGCAGTCCGACACCGGCGCGGACGGTCCGCTGCTCGGCAGCGTGCTGGAACGTTCGGTCTTCGCGCGCGGAGGCTCCTACGAGGACCGGGCGAGAGCCTTCGCGGGCACCGTCTGCCTCTCCTCCGACACCGGGCACGCCGTACACCCCAACTACGCGGAGCGGCACGACCCGACGCATCACCCGCGGGTCAACGGCGGGCCGATCCTGAAGGTCAACGTCAACAACCGCTACGCCACGGACGGCACCGGCCGGGCGGTGTTCGCCGCGGCCTGCGAGACGGCGGGCGTGCCGTTCCAGAACTTCGTCTCCAACAACTCCATGCCGTGCGGCACGACCATCGGCCCCATCACCGCGGCCCGGCACGGCATCCGCACCGTCGACATCGGCGTGGCCATCCTGTCGATGCACAGCGCACGGGAGTTGTGCGGCGACGCCGACCCGTACCTGCTGGCCAACGCGCTCACGGCGTTCCTGCGGGGATGA
- a CDS encoding acyl-CoA dehydrogenase → MGHYKSNLRDIQFNLFEVLGRDKLYGTGPFEEMDTETAKSILDELTRLSENELAESFTDADRNPPVFDPETNTAPVPASFKKSYQAFMDSEYWRLGLPEEIGGTTAPPSLIWAYAELILGANPAVWMYSSGPAFAGILFDEGNDVQKKIAQIAVERQWGSTMVLTEPDAGSDVGAGRTKAVQQEDGSWHIEGVKRFITSGEHDMSENILHYVLARPEGAGPGTKGLSLFMVPKTLFDFETGELGERNGVYATNVEHKMGLKASNTCEMTFGDRHPAKGWLIGDKHDGIRQMFRIIEFARMMVGTKAISTLSTGYLNALEYAKERVQGPDLANFMDKAAPKVTITHHPDVRRSLITQKAYAEGMRALVLYTASIQDAIAVKEAAGEDAKTEHALNDLLLPIVKGYGSEKGYEQLAQSLQTFGGSGFLQEYPIEQYIRDAKIDTLYEGTTAIQGQDYFFRKIVRNQGAALNSLAEDIKKFLALGTGGEQLAGAREHLAKAAVELEAIVGLMLTDLAATEQDVKNIYKVGLNTTRLLLASGDVIVGYLLLKGAAIAAEKLETASAKDRPFYTGKIAAAKFFAANVLPGVTLARKIAADVELDLMELDEAAF, encoded by the coding sequence ATGGGGCACTACAAGTCGAATCTTCGCGACATCCAGTTCAACCTCTTCGAGGTGCTCGGGCGCGACAAGCTGTACGGCACCGGCCCGTTCGAGGAGATGGACACCGAGACCGCGAAGAGCATCCTCGACGAGCTGACCCGCCTCTCGGAGAACGAGCTGGCGGAGTCGTTCACGGACGCCGACCGCAACCCGCCGGTCTTCGACCCGGAGACCAACACCGCGCCGGTCCCCGCCTCCTTCAAGAAGAGCTACCAGGCCTTCATGGACTCCGAGTACTGGCGGCTCGGCCTGCCCGAGGAGATCGGCGGCACCACCGCCCCGCCGTCCTTGATCTGGGCGTACGCGGAGCTGATCCTCGGCGCGAACCCGGCCGTGTGGATGTACTCCTCCGGCCCGGCCTTCGCGGGCATCCTCTTCGACGAGGGCAACGACGTCCAGAAGAAGATCGCGCAGATCGCCGTCGAGCGGCAGTGGGGCTCGACGATGGTCCTCACCGAGCCCGACGCGGGTTCCGACGTGGGCGCCGGCCGCACCAAGGCCGTGCAGCAGGAGGACGGCTCCTGGCACATCGAGGGCGTCAAGCGCTTCATCACGTCCGGTGAGCACGACATGTCGGAGAACATCCTCCACTACGTGCTCGCCCGCCCCGAGGGCGCCGGCCCCGGCACCAAGGGCCTCTCCCTCTTCATGGTCCCGAAGACGCTCTTCGACTTCGAGACCGGCGAGCTGGGCGAGCGCAACGGCGTCTACGCCACGAACGTCGAGCACAAGATGGGTCTCAAGGCGTCCAACACCTGCGAGATGACCTTCGGCGACCGCCACCCCGCCAAGGGCTGGCTGATCGGCGACAAGCACGACGGCATCCGTCAGATGTTCCGCATCATCGAGTTCGCCCGCATGATGGTCGGCACGAAGGCGATCTCCACCCTCTCCACCGGGTACCTCAACGCGCTCGAGTACGCCAAGGAGCGCGTCCAGGGTCCCGACCTGGCGAACTTCATGGACAAGGCCGCGCCGAAGGTCACCATCACCCACCACCCCGACGTGCGCCGCTCGCTGATCACGCAGAAGGCGTACGCGGAGGGCATGCGCGCCCTCGTCCTCTACACGGCCTCGATCCAGGACGCCATCGCCGTCAAGGAAGCGGCCGGCGAGGACGCGAAGACCGAGCACGCGCTCAACGACCTGCTCCTGCCGATCGTCAAGGGCTACGGCTCCGAGAAGGGCTACGAGCAGCTCGCCCAGTCGCTGCAGACCTTCGGCGGCTCCGGGTTCCTCCAGGAGTACCCGATCGAGCAGTACATCCGCGACGCCAAGATCGACACCCTCTACGAGGGCACCACCGCGATCCAGGGCCAGGACTACTTCTTCCGGAAGATCGTCCGCAACCAGGGCGCGGCGCTGAACTCCCTCGCCGAGGACATCAAGAAGTTCCTCGCGCTGGGCACCGGCGGCGAGCAGCTGGCCGGCGCCCGCGAGCACCTGGCCAAGGCGGCCGTCGAGCTGGAGGCCATCGTCGGCCTGATGCTGACCGACCTCGCGGCCACCGAGCAGGACGTCAAGAACATCTACAAGGTGGGCCTGAACACCACCCGCCTGCTGCTCGCCTCCGGCGACGTGATCGTCGGCTACCTGCTCCTCAAGGGCGCGGCGATCGCCGCCGAGAAGCTGGAGACGGCCTCCGCCAAGGACCGGCCGTTCTACACCGGCAAGATCGCGGCGGCGAAGTTCTTCGCGGCCAACGTCCTGCCGGGCGTCACCCTGGCCCGCAAGATCGCCGCCGACGTCGAGCTGGACCTGATGGAGCTGGACGAGGCCGCCTTCTAG
- a CDS encoding SseB family protein — protein MYGYGQPMDGGAAQQQYATPQQQMPGGHGGYGQQPPLYPEPSPPSLADAVRAFTTGQLAAEDFQQVFATSKVYCPRGDNPGFLALHNTQQPVIPMFTSLKELRRYAGKESKYFVITGAEVIDLLPTGYGFVLDMEGEHRMVFDAKAVEQMVEFAMRRMYG, from the coding sequence ATGTACGGATACGGCCAGCCCATGGACGGCGGTGCTGCACAGCAGCAGTACGCGACGCCGCAGCAGCAGATGCCCGGCGGCCATGGCGGGTACGGCCAGCAGCCGCCCCTCTATCCGGAACCGTCCCCGCCGTCCCTCGCGGACGCGGTACGGGCTTTCACCACGGGGCAGCTGGCCGCCGAGGACTTCCAGCAGGTCTTCGCCACCTCCAAGGTCTACTGCCCGCGCGGCGACAACCCCGGCTTCCTCGCCCTGCACAACACCCAGCAGCCGGTGATCCCGATGTTCACCAGCCTGAAGGAGCTGCGCCGGTACGCGGGCAAGGAGTCCAAGTACTTCGTGATCACCGGCGCGGAGGTGATCGACCTGCTTCCCACCGGCTACGGCTTCGTCCTCGACATGGAGGGCGAGCACCGGATGGTCTTCGACGCGAAGGCCGTGGAGCAGATGGTCGAGTTCGCGATGCGTCGGATGTACGGCTGA
- a CDS encoding pirin family protein, with protein sequence MPAVTVENPLTLPRVTASAEAVARPVLAVTTAPSGFEGEGFPVRRAFAGINYRHLDPFIMMDQMGEVDYAPGEPKGTPWHPHRGFETVTYIIDGIFDHQDSQGGGGTITNGDTQWMTAGSGLLHIEAPPESLVMSGGLFHGLQLWVNLPARDKMMAPRYQDIRGGNVQLLTTPDGGALLRVIAGELDGHAGPGITHTPITMIHATVAPGAEVTLPWREDFNGLAYVLAGKGAVGAERRPIHLGQTAVFGAGSSLTVRADEKQDANTPDLEVVLLGGQPIREPMAHYGPFVMNTKDELQQAFEDFQKGRLGTIPAVHGMTAEGI encoded by the coding sequence ATGCCCGCAGTGACCGTCGAGAACCCGCTGACCCTGCCGCGCGTCACCGCGTCGGCCGAGGCCGTGGCCCGCCCCGTGCTCGCCGTCACGACCGCGCCCAGCGGTTTCGAGGGCGAGGGCTTCCCGGTGCGCCGCGCGTTCGCCGGGATCAACTACCGTCACCTCGACCCGTTCATCATGATGGACCAGATGGGCGAGGTGGACTACGCGCCGGGCGAGCCCAAGGGCACGCCCTGGCACCCGCACCGCGGCTTCGAGACCGTCACCTACATCATCGACGGCATCTTCGACCACCAGGACAGCCAGGGCGGCGGCGGCACCATCACCAACGGCGACACCCAGTGGATGACGGCCGGGTCGGGTCTGCTCCACATCGAGGCGCCGCCGGAGTCGCTGGTCATGTCCGGCGGTCTCTTCCACGGCCTGCAGCTGTGGGTGAACCTGCCGGCCAGGGACAAGATGATGGCGCCGCGCTACCAGGACATCCGCGGCGGCAATGTGCAGCTCCTCACCACCCCCGACGGTGGCGCGCTGCTGCGGGTCATCGCCGGCGAGCTGGACGGGCACGCGGGGCCCGGCATCACGCACACGCCGATCACCATGATCCACGCGACGGTGGCGCCGGGCGCGGAGGTCACCCTTCCGTGGCGGGAGGACTTCAACGGCCTCGCGTACGTCCTCGCGGGCAAGGGCGCGGTCGGCGCGGAGCGCCGCCCGATCCACCTGGGCCAGACCGCGGTCTTCGGCGCGGGCTCCTCGCTGACGGTCCGCGCGGACGAGAAGCAGGACGCGAACACGCCGGACCTGGAGGTCGTGCTGCTCGGCGGACAGCCCATCCGTGAGCCCATGGCCCACTACGGCCCGTTCGTCATGAACACCAAGGACGAGCTCCAGCAGGCGTTCGAGGACTTCCAGAAGGGCCGCCTGGGCACGATCCCCGCGGTGCACGGGATGACGGCTGAGGGCATCTGA